The Vitis vinifera cultivar Pinot Noir 40024 chromosome 8, ASM3070453v1 genome segment CCATTCTTGGGATTCAGCTATCTTCATTCCGTGCAGCTCAATGTTATTTTCTCTTTAGGCATGTTTTGTAATTGTGAGAATATTGTGTATAATCTGAAGGTACGATGGTCTGCCTGTCATTCCTTGCATACGCTCACAATCCTTTCAGCAAAGTTTGCTGGTGAAGCCTTAAACCTGTTGATGGATGTGCTAAATGACGATTCACTGAATGTCCGTTTACGAGCTCTGGAAACAATGCATCATATGGCAACATGTGACCATCTTAAGGTTCAAGAAACACACATGCACATGGTAAATTTCTGATCCATCTTACATTCTTTAAGAGGATCCAAAGTTATACTGTATATATGAATGTTTGATGGGTTCAGTGCATGTACTTTTTGTTGGTGTGAGGCTGCAAGCACATTCACATGGTAAACTTCTAACAAATGTGTTCAATGTCTTTGCCTGATCTATTGGGAGATTTTGAACTCCCATGATTGGATCTTGTTGGGGGACTGTGAATCTAAAATTACCTTTTCTTCATGAGAGGCTGTTGCATTTGGTCTCTGGTATTTAATATATGAAGTACTTTTGGAGTTTTTTCGAGGCAATTCCTTCAGTTGTCTGAAtgctaaaataagaaaaaaatatcctttaaaaaaatattatttcctgATTATTGATcgtaataattctttaaaatttccctGCTTTTGAATTCATTGTTATTCTTTGGTTTTTTCATTCTTCCAGACAATTGTAACAAACCAAGAAATTTTTTGTAACATAGCTATAAAATGCTTTTTTCATGCACCATATTAATAGTGTGCCATTGTTTGAGCCTACAGTTCCTTGGTACTCTAGTTGACAACAGTACCTTCATAAGATCTACTGCAAGGAAAATTCTTCGACTGATGAAGCTACATGATTTAAAGATGTTTCAATCATCTATTGATGGCCTTCTGGAAAATTTGGAAGTATATCCACAGGTCTGTTGCTCCTTTATTTGATTGTTTACTGTTACTCTAAGTTTACTAACTTGTGACATGCCTTTCCCTGGAAATTTCTGAGaattctttgaaaaattcatcttataAGAATCTTAAATAAAACCAACCTGGCTTCTAGCTAGAAAAGACAAACTATTCTTCAGCCATTATAAATCTCTGTTTTTCTATTGTCTTGTCCTGGTCTATTTTTCTCAAATGTTATTTTCTGGATCTCTTTATGTACATGCTATCCTTCCTATACAGGTGGGTAGGAGGATGTGTCCTAATTTTAACATTATGtgctatattatttttatttttttccctttaattaTCGATGGTTTGTTTTCCTATCCAGGATGAAGCTGATATATTATCTGTTTTATTTGATATTGGACGGAATCATGGTAACTTTGTGGTCTGCATCATCAAGAAGTTCTCTCAAGAGGTTAGCACAGTCTTATAGATGCTATGTGTGCATCACTTATTGTTTGTCTCCTCTTGCTCGTTTTTAGCTAAACATGAATATTTTGACCACTTCTTCTTGATTGTGGCCTGTTTGATTTTCTTGAAGGATCacctattaaaaaatttatcctTCAAATTGTTGATTTGATTGAGCCAGAGATTAACTTAAGTTGATAACAATTACCCACTTAATTACATGAAAGAACTAATCATGGTCTGAGTTGTGCATAAATTTTGGTCTTAGACTTATCTGATTCAAAGAACTTGCAACATACATATCTTTAAACTATAGTGTTTCTTATCCAAATTTGTATTTGTGGAACTTGATACCATGTGGGTATTGCATTCCCTGCATTGAAGGGGCATGGGATCCTGTTACACATCCTTCCTGGCTATACCTCCTGCTGTTTAAACCAGTGAGAATAGCACCAGCATAATTGATTTGAAAACTTTGCAGATTTTGCTTCTTCAGGGAACTCATTGTATGCATGTTATTAGATGATTGGACCTGAAATCATTAGACAACTAAATATTAAGTAATAGATgttcaaaacaataaaaaagcaACCTGAATAGCATGCTGACACCATGGTGAATATGTCTGCTGCATTGCTAAAAACCATCCTTGTGTTAATTGATTATGAAAAGATTGTGAAGAAACCTGGAACCATTTGTAAATTACTTTAGTTTCATATATCTCTCAGTTGAGTTGCATAATAGTAGTGTGGAGTTTTTTTGTCTTCATCATTTGGTTGATCATAGATGCTGTGCAATGTTGTGGTTTgcaattttcaagtttttgatAATATACCCTTTCCCCCTTGTATTATGTTATTAGTTGTTACACTAGTGTTTATGAGATCAAACCGTTGTTAATTTTTTACCATCTTTTCCTTTGCATAGATAGAGCCATCATGTGAAGGCAGATTGGACTTTGATAGTGTGAGAGTTGCTGCATTGCTAGTGCTGGCCATCTCAGCTCCACTTTCAGAAGCTCAGAAAGTTTGCAGCATTCCATCTAGAATTTTTTCTTATGCGGTTACACTGCTAGGAAGGATCTCTCATGCTTTGAAGGATGTCATGAaccaaaatacccttttagCTTACTTGTCTCACTGCAGTAAATCCACCATAGTTGATAACTCAGAGTCATTTTTTCCCATGATTGAAGGTGATATTCCAAATTGTTCCTGCATTGATATGATTAGTCCTGCTGGCATGTCCTTGCAGCAGGGGGCCtctgaaaatgaaaatcagAAGAGGTTAGAGCCCAGGAAGTCAGCAACTCCACTTTTAGATTGCCAACTTGAGGTGCACAGTGAAGTAGCCAAGTCCATAAAGCTTATCCTTTTAAAGATTAATGATATCTGGTTCTTGGTACAAAAGGGATGCATGGCTGAAGTGCTGAGGATGTTGAGGTTGTAAagcatttctttttccttgacATATTTTATGCCTGTATAGGCCATAGTCTTATTTTTGTACCCATTGCCTCCTTGTTTTAAGGTTCAAATTAGTACTTCTGCTTAGGGTAATAGATTGGTACTTCATAACTTGTATAGAGGATTCATCAATTAGAAACCTCATGGAAACTCATCTCTGGATGAGCACCCTATGCCTCTCTGTGCATTGTGCATACTGCTCATGGAGAGAGGACTGGTTTATGGATTGAGGAACATCTGCTGTTCTGGAGTACTGTTTGACCAAAATTATAACATATCCAATAATTCCAAGGTTGATGAACATATAGATAGATTTATTGAAAGGGCCAAATTATAGGTGACTGTTAGGATGGGTTAGTGTTCTATTGACTTTCTCTTTTATTCTTCATTTTGGAGGTGCCTTTCGTAGGCCTTGCTTTGGCACACCCCTTCTTGGCCTGTGCTTTTACTTTATTACCAGATTTTCTCTTGTTTAATATTATTGACTTCAGGTTTTTTGACAAATGTAGGAGTTTCAGGGAAGAATTGGCAACATATATGAGTGACTCACTTGTATCTGCTGACACATTAGCCTTTACATTTCAATATCTCCGGGTTGTGAAACTGCTTGCCAAGGTCTGGGAGCACTTTCTGCCTCCAAGAAAGACCCAGTCTTATAGAATTGGAGAGTTGAACCTTTTATTGGGAAAACTGGACAGGAACCTTAAAGAAATGAGGTATAGGTTCAGGGGATTGAGTAAAGAAGAGGAGTTGCATGTTTTGGAGCTGATACTTGTGACCTGCATTCTGAGGCTGTCTAAAGTTGAAATCTGCTGCCATAATGCTACCTTGAAGAAGTTGTCGATGATAATTTCTCATGCAGAGTTTCTTCACAAAGAAGGTTCTATTGAACCTTACAATTTTGTCGTAGAACTCAAGAAATCATTGGGTGAAATTGACACATATAATGATGGAGCTTCCTGTAGGCCATTTCTGTTGAAGAGGTTACTTGAATCTTTCTCCCTCAAGCAGTTTAGGTTGAGCGGAAGTCCCAAGCACATAAAGGCAGAAATAGATCTTCCTGGTAATGACACTGAACCACTTCCTTTCATTTCAGGATTACCTGTTGGTATACCTCTTGAGATCACTTTATATAATGTTTCCAGTGAGAATAGGTTGTGGCTGAGGATGATTGTACATGAACAATTAATGGAGTTTGTCTTTTTGGATTTAAACCAATCTGGAGGCTGTGATGAGGTCAGGAAATTCACATTTATGGCACCCTTTTACAGAACCCCAAAAGCAATGTCTCTCACTTTGAGGGTATGCATAGGAATGGAATGTTTGTTTGAGGATGTTAACTTGATCACTGATTGTGGTGGCCCAACAAGGGAGCTGGTGTATATTTGCCAGGAAAAAGAAGTTTATCTTGGCATGATTCCATGGTGATTTTTGTGTTGCTGGGATATTACAGGAGTATTTATTACATCCAAGGATTTTTTGGCCAAAAGTCGAGGATGAATCAAGATGTTAAATCCATTTTCATTTGAGATCCTTTTGAATGGACATGGAAGTTGTAGATTCCAATGAAGAAGGATCTGGGTTCGATATTCACCAAAATGCTGGACAAGATGTgcacttgtttctttttctggAGAAGTGGCAGGAGTgttatttttcaagaaaagaGGGGTTGTGGAAGCATTCGAATGGAAGGCCGGAGTGCCATTTTTCAAACAAACAGCTGGATTCCAGAGACTTCTaatcaaaatatcaaatacattCAGCTTTGATACGCTTGCCTAtgttctgattttttttattttattttttatttttctatgtgGCGGGTTTTTTAGTTGGGGTTTGGTGTTTGTACGAGTGGCTTGTGAAGCGTAATGATAAACATCGTATACATGTACAGCCATCTGCATTGGCTCGGTGCAAAACCTTTATGGGTCTATTATTTTTCCCAAATGAAAATGATCTTAGCTAAACGATGTTTGTGGGCTAGTGAATCAAGTTgatttttctatcatttgttGGCCTGTGGAATGCGTTAAAGATTCACCGCGCAGATAGATGTTGAAACCAGTCAAACAGAGGTGACTCGCCTTTAACAAGGTAGAAAGGATTTCTTTGACATGTGGGTTGACATCTGAAGAGTTGCAAGGGATCAGAGGGACACGAGCATGAATGCATGCTAGTGGATTTTTGAGAGGAACTTCAGAAGCTAAACACATCTCTTATGGGGAAAGGCAAATAGTAAGGAGGCATCACGAAGCATGTGGCATGATCTGGAGGAAGGCAGTTACAGGGTTCGTCAAGTGGCATCAATAAAAGGCTTGGAAGCAACTGTTGAACACGTGACAATATAGGGGCATAATCACCCAAACTTGGGTGAAGATAATGAGACCGGCTCTCCTAAACCTGGGAGAGGGAGGGGCAGCTCACTCAGTTCTAAGTCTGCAGTGTAGGCAAATGGTCCGTAAGTGGGGACTGTTGTTGACGTAACCTCTTTAAATGTTCATGTATAAATGTAATGTCAGGCTATTAGCGGACGATAATACAGAGCGCTTGTCCATACATATATCGTGTACTTATAATTATTAATCATTTATGCGGAAATAATACAAGTGTGAggctttttttttcaatgttttctcCCTTTGCATCGACTCTCATCTTCATTTGTTAGAGCCGGGTCTAAACACCACACAACGcagacaaaaaggaaaaaaaaaaatggctggtgacaaaatttgtttgtttcacCAACCATTTAGCAAGTTAAAAATAGCGACCAATTAAAGAGTAGCGTTTAGGGTTGGTCAGTTTGAAATACTCCTGTTGGgacatcatttgttttttatccGGACAGGGCCGCGGAGTATATTTGGCTCTGTGCCAGTCAGGGGCATCACAGAGTGAggtccccaggattcgaactcaagACCAAGGTCTTTTtggttgccctcctggtaccatctgggcTCCGGATAAAATTTTTTGCTCTAGTGCCCAACCGTACCACCGAACTGTGCTAGACGGGGGCATCACAGCCGGAATGGGCCAGACAACGCAGAGTCTTTATGAGGCCAtttgtttatttggcccttggaGGGTAACGTCCTCAGGATTCGAACTCAAGACTAAGGTATTTTTGGTTGCCCTCCTGATACCATCTAAGCTAATAGCCCAGATGGTATCAGGAGGGCAACGTCCTAAGCCTTAAGGCCTACAGGACccaagttcgaatcctggggaggccactctaTGATGCCCTTGACTGGCACAGAGCTAAATATACTCCGCGGCTCTGCCTGGACAAAAACAAATGACGTCTCAACATAAACGTCGGCCTTTTTTGCTCTGGTGCCCAACCGTATTACCGAACTATGCCAGTCAGGGGACGTCACCCcccaagggccaaataaacaaaTGGCCCCATAAGACTCTGCACTGTCCGGCCCATTCTGGCTGTGACGCCCCTGACTGACACAGTTCGGTGGTACGGCTGGGCACTAGAGCAAAAAAGGCCGACGTTTAAGTAGCctagatggtaccaggagggcaaccaAAAAGACCTTAGTCTTGAGTTCGAATCCTGAGGAGGCCACTCTGTGATGCCCTTGACTGGCACAGAGCCAAATATACTCCGCGGCCCTGCCCggataaaaaacaaatgacgtcccaacaacTCTGTTAGTTCATTATTAATAGCTAAAAGGATAACCTTCCAGCCTCTTCTTCCTACAGTCAATCCTCGCTTCTCCATAAAATCAATGCAACTCGACTATTTTGCCAAGCCCACTTCTTCACAACCCttcctaaaaaataaaccaaaaaatggGAGAGAGGATAAAATCACACTGATGCCCACATAATCTGCCCCGTCCTTCCCATCTCTCTGTCAAACTTTCTTGAGACGATTAAAAAgaactaaaattttcatttgcaCTCACTTCCTATCTCAATCTCTAATTCACctcctgagatttttcttgAGAAGGGTAAAGAAAACAACTAAGCTCACCAAGCATAGAAGATCTCTCGCCGAAAGGAGTCTAGTTGAGGAAAACATGAAAATGACAGAACTATACTACTTTATGGCCAAAATCAAAATGCTTTTACATTGCTGCGACGTAATGGGGAAGGCTGATTCAAGGATTACCAAAAATGGCAAAAGTGAGAGCCATTTAAGATTTTAGTCTCCCATGTTCCCACTCAATTGCAGAACATGGGTAGCTTTCCATCCCATGACTTCACAAAAAAATGCCCGACATGAAGCCTCTACCCATTTGCCACCATATCAAATATTGTTCCCTCATGGAACTATGGCTGAGGCAAAACACCTTTTCCCAATGGCTGTCTGCTTTATCACTCGCCAACCCTCACCTTCCTCATAAAGTTCAACCTGTCATTgtaattgggaaaaaaaaaacattaaaaacaaaaatcatctGGTAGGATTGATATACCCACATAAAAATTATGCATGAAGGAAACTATGGCAAAAAAGCAACTTACAGTGCCAACAACATTTTCACCATCTTCCACCCCTCCGATTACATAAATAGACTTGTTAACAACGGCAGCAGCTGAATATCCCCTTGACTGGTTCATTGAGTCCCCATCCATCCATGAATCAACACGAGGATCATATATTTCAACACTTGGAACCATTGTATTTCCATCAAAACCACCCATAGCATATCTGCAAGAGAATTATCCATCTTAATCTATATTAGTGCTGATATCTGGATAAGTGGGCACAGTCGTAGACAACTGTTGTCATTATTTGAAATAGAATATTTTACTCTATGCTTCTATTCAGTGATAAAcaatattttccctttttctctaATAGATTCAGATTGATGGGTTGCCTCTATATGTTGGGAGCTACCCCAATACAATCACAACTGCAAAGTGATAACTAGAAAGAGTTTTCATATTCTTTGGGAAATTATTTGGGGCATTCAGTACCAGCAGCAGAAGACTCCACATGCGAGTACATGTCACCTGATCATATTTAAAtagtattttgttttaaaaaagaggTAAAGTTCAATTCAAAGATGGCATTTCTTAACCAAATATAGCTTCTTTGAGCAGAGCAAGGTCAGGATGTGGGCTGATCATATCAATATCTGAAAGTGTCATATCAGATTTAGTGCAGAATCACATTTCCTGTGACCCCCACAGGCAAGGTCATCAACAGAATGCTACTGTACTGCTGACTGAATGAAATGAATGAAATTGACTTACAACTTTTCATTCAAAACCACCACCGTGTGAGAACCCCTCTTTGTTTTCATCCCTCCAATTCTGGTCCAAGAATGTTCTCTGGGGTCAAGTCTTTCAACAGAACTGTGGAAGCAGAAAACATTTAGTCAATTGTTCAGAACAATATTACCAGAGAGAATATAGTGTGAAATGGAACCTATGTTGAATGAGAACTTTATTTCCCCATCTATGTTACAGGTTTTTGCTTTTAGACTACTTCAGCTTGTGATATTGAATGGAgaacatgaaaaagaaatgagccTCCCAACCTGTGTGAAAGAAAGGAGTGCTGCATCAATTTATAGGACAGAGAACTTACTGGACCAGATACTGCTCAGTTTGTCCACTACATAATTAATGAGTGAATGCAGTTGATGAGCTGTAAAAGGACTTTCTATTCATTTTGTTGCACATATGCATGTATTACTTAGAAAGGGAATGCTATTGGCATTTTCTATCCTCTAATTCTGATTTGATATCCTTATTAACTTGTTGAAATTAAAAAGCTTAAACAAGCAAACTAGAGTCTTGATCATAACACGAGAAATAAAAACTCCTATCCTGTACCTTTTGCTCTCTGCTCCTCAAAGAAAGGGAACTGCTTCTTTGTGACTGTTCTACTGTTATAGGAGTcgatttttgtttgtttatttttctttctctgttttttccattttaacTCAACTCTATACGCTACTTGGTACTTGGTTACACCCAATTACTACTCATAGTAAAATCCTAGATATTTTTACCTTAATTAGTTAAGTGCATGTGCTACTTGTTCTTGGCTGCAAGCCTTTGAGAAGAATAGAGCAATTAGTAACCAAATGATTGGATGCCATCTTGGGCTTGATGCACTAGTATCATGAACTTAGATAGCAAAGCACATACCCTCAACCCCCCTAACATTCTCAATTTAGCCCCTATGCATTTATGAATGCATGCATGAAAGCAAGAGTAAATACATATATGTACATACATGCACAGATGGTGTAGAGGATGAACAAAATACAAAATTAGCTTGATATCAGaattgcctataaaaaaaaacaaaaaacaaaaaaaattagcttGACATCTTACTTCAAATAATCTTTTCCATCATATCCCCCAACCGCATACAGCACACCATTAAGCTCTGCTGCTCCAAGAGCAAATCTCTGCAGGAAAAAGCAAATAAGATAggaaaggaagagagagaaagagcgagagagagagagagagaagaactATACCAGTTGGCTAAGTagtaaatgattttaaaaatgaaataaggcACAAATCAAGCACTTGCAAGTGTATAAACCCAAGAACTGGAAATGATAGACAAAGTAATAGGAGACAAATgcctccaaaaaaataaacaaagaaaagacGAAATGAAACTTATTAAATGGGCaaacccaaaaaagaaagaagaaaaagaaataaaagaacgACTACTTTACTAAAACACATCCTTAAAGTAATTCAGTTTCATAGGCAAATCATGTGCATGTGAATAAAGGCGCCTTAACAGATTTCTCATCCTTAATTGCTAATCTTTAATGTACTAAAAGCCTAGGCCTTTTGGTACTGGCAGTAAAGCATATGCTTatttaccttctttttttttataagttcaTATACTTATTTACCTATTATTCCTCATGTTTGTGGAACTTGCATCAATAACTTCCTTTTTCAGTTCATGTCAGTTTATATGTATCAACATTCATTATCATAATATCCAAACACATCATACATTTTAAAGTGCATATCACACCTTGTGCTAAAATATCTTGTTTGATGATATGTTTTCAACTTAATATGCAAATTATAGACTTTTCTCATTCTTTGGTTGAACAAAATGATTCTTTTATATACTATCATAAAATAAAGTgtatttccaattttaattgATCCCAATTGGTTCCCTATTACTGCTCAGAGAAGAAGTAATGGGTAGAGATGACCGTTTTGAATCCTGACACTCTGTATCCCAAACCCCATGCTGGAGAATGTCTTAATATGGTTTATTATCAACAGAGTTACCAGTGAAAAACGACAACAATAATAACACACTTGTACTGCCCAGCCAAAAGGAAGCTGCAAATGGAAGGTTTGAGATCTTTCAAAAGTTGCCTGAACTTTGAAGAAAGAACACAAgtagtttatttttttcttcaaatataataaatgaaaatcttGGAGCACCTTGGAGCTGACTAAATTCTCAAGCAACAATTTTCTCAGCATCACGCCTTGAAACTTATGCCACAAGCTTCAGGCAAGTAAAAAGCCTCATGCTAAGCCTTCATGTTGGAAAGTAAATGAAAACATTAGTCTGCTTATTCTTTgtattaattctttattttgtcTCAAATATATGACTTTGAACCTTTTATCCTTATGCAATAAATCCTCcatcaaattcttcaatttgATACAGCATAAATAATCTAAGCAATTTGTAGGAGTTACCTTTTGTAACATAGACCGTGTAGGGATCCAACGTCCAACATCTAAGTCAAACATATCAACATCTGAAAAGCATTCAATTCCATTTCCACCACCAAGAgcaaatatttttccatttaaagtGGCACCAGCTAAGCTTCCTTTTTCCTTATTCAAAGGAGCGCGTAAAGTCCATTCGTTACTAACAAGGTTGTATGCTTCAACTTCACAAAAGTAAAGCAGAAATGTCaagaacaaaattatttttaagcaattgaaaataatgagaaattaGAAAGAACCGATACCTGTGTCATACCACTCAGAACCATTTCCACCACCAAATATGTAAAGCTCACCATTTAACACTGCAACTGAGGCATAAGAACGAGGCATAGTCATAGGACTAAGAGATTTCTTCATATCCTGAGAAGGTGAATAAGAATCCAAAGTTGATAACCATGATTCACCATCACATCCACCCACTAGGAATATCAAATCATCAGGATCCATATTCATTTCATCAAATGACTCATTCACAGTTTGATCAACTAGTGACATGGAGGGACTACATATAGATTCCAACATCATACAATGCTCTTTTAATTGTTGAATTTCTTTCTCTGCATCAGCCTGAAACGCCAACATAAAAGGTTTCATCCAAATCATGGAAAGGAAGAATGATATTAtttagagggaaaaaaaaaccaggGATGCATCACTGTCCACAATCAATCTATAGTTCCACAATGTTTTACAAACATGGTCCAAGAGAATCATcatctctagttttttttttagccagaattttagaaatttcaaaatattaaggaTTCTTATTTGTACAATATACGGCATTGCTAATGATGGAAGGTACTATAtaagaaatggaaatggaaCCAGCATACCTCATCCCTACTATTTGTAATTGGCTTTTTAGGTCAAAGTACTGTGAATCAAGGTATGATACTATTTTACAACCAGCTATGAACCTGGCATCAACCCTCTATGAATCTATGCTAAGTTCCTAGGAGGCAGGTTGGTGGTGTGAGGGGGACCAGTTAAATTTTTTAGCAAAGACTAGTTGAAAGAAAGCTAACCTATCATTTATGCAGTCCAtgaaaccaaacaaataaacCCATACATATCTCATAGTTGATTCGGGAAGAAGGCCCATTTCAATATAGGAAGATGCATTCGTATTTTAGGTATATGGCACCCTTAGGGAGCCAAATATGATTCCTAAATAAAAGGAAGTATAATGCAGGTCAAAATGCATCAAGAATGccatgcaaaaaataaaaatccaaggAAATTTTGGTGCATGTTCCAATTTAACTTTGTTGAAACGACCAGCAAACAGCATAAGAAAAGGACTTAAGGAAATTGAAAACTCTAAGATTAATAATATGACAAGCACCAGCCTCTGCTCCATGTAACTCATCCTTTGAATATATTCTGCTTTGAAACCCTTTAGCTCTTCCCTGATCAACTGTAAcacaaaagaataataatatcaaaacaGATGGAAATATAACAAATCTATCAGAAACGCCCCAGGAAGTCAAAGACCAGTGGACAAGTGACTTTCTCAACTACCTGTGCAATGACAGGGTGAAAATCAGATGAAGAAACCGGACTATCTTCATTCCTGTCTTCTAAAACCATTTGTTCCTTTACAAGACCTTTGTCATCCAAATGTGAATCATTCACAACAGCAGAATCTTCTACATAGCTCGATGAAGATGAGTCCTTATATTCTCGATTAAGAACCAATTCCTGAAGTTTTAAAAGTATAAGGCCCTTCTCATCATTTTCCACCACCTGTTTATCTGAGGAAGCTTCAAGGGGTAAATTGCTTTCATCTAAACATGGAGCAACATCTGAAGAACCCAATTTCCTATCTAACTGATCAGAATGAGCAGAATCAATCTTTGAAGGTGGCTTAGAGTCTTCACCTTCCTCTTTCTTGTTGCATAGAGGCAGAGGTCGGAACAGAGTCCTCCATGCTGCAGAATTTTGTGGCACAGAAGCACTTGGAGCAACTGC includes the following:
- the LOC100267149 gene encoding uncharacterized protein LOC100267149 isoform X6, with translation MNINPYGWTTDGAERTLYPAQVQIRVRLQCQPLPEEQFRPIIADNYYSQSHFWFELDHAQASKLISLLSSRAVAPSASVPQNSAAWRTLFRPLPLCNKKEEGEDSKPPSKIDSAHSDQLDRKLGSSDVAPCLDESNLPLEASSDKQVVENDEKGLILLKLQELVLNREYKDSSSSSYVEDSAVVNDSHLDDKGLVKEQMVLEDRNEDSPVSSSDFHPVIAQLIREELKGFKAEYIQRMSYMEQRLADAEKEIQQLKEHCMMLESICSPSMSLVDQTVNESFDEMNMDPDDLIFLVGGCDGESWLSTLDSYSPSQDMKKSLSPMTMPRSYASVAVLNGELYIFGGGNGSEWYDTVEAYNLVSNEWTLRAPLNKEKGSLAGATLNGKIFALGGGNGIECFSDVDMFDLDVGRWIPTRSMLQKRFALGAAELNGVLYAVGGYDGKDYLNSVERLDPREHSWTRIGGMKTKRGSHTVVVLNEKLYAMGGFDGNTMVPSVEIYDPRVDSWMDGDSMNQSRGYSAAAVVNKSIYVIGGVEDGENVVGTVELYEEGEGWRVIKQTAIGKRCFASAIVP
- the LOC100267149 gene encoding uncharacterized protein LOC100267149 isoform X1; the encoded protein is MRLRDFFSLLMVLGRKADGSSPFTASLSNSSISARNLRKGHLGGVIFGCKNSTIKECLFKQLFGLPAQHFLYVKNVDPGLPLFLFNYSDRKLHGIFEAASPGQMNINPYGWTTDGAERTLYPAQVQIRVRLQCQPLPEEQFRPIIADNYYSQSHFWFELDHAQASKLISLLSSRAVAPSASVPQNSAAWRTLFRPLPLCNKKEEGEDSKPPSKIDSAHSDQLDRKLGSSDVAPCLDESNLPLEASSDKQVVENDEKGLILLKLQELVLNREYKDSSSSSYVEDSAVVNDSHLDDKGLVKEQMVLEDRNEDSPVSSSDFHPVIAQLIREELKGFKAEYIQRMSYMEQRLADAEKEIQQLKEHCMMLESICSPSMSLVDQTVNESFDEMNMDPDDLIFLVGGCDGESWLSTLDSYSPSQDMKKSLSPMTMPRSYASVAVLNGELYIFGGGNGSEWYDTVEAYNLVSNEWTLRAPLNKEKGSLAGATLNGKIFALGGGNGIECFSDVDMFDLDVGRWIPTRSMLQKRFALGAAELNGVLYAVGGYDGKDYLNSVERLDPREHSWTRIGGMKTKRGSHTVVVLNEKLYAMGGFDGNTMVPSVEIYDPRVDSWMDGDSMNQSRGYSAAAVVNKSIYVIGGVEDGENVVGTVELYEEGEGWRVIKQTAIGKRCFASAIVP